The Neurospora crassa OR74A linkage group V, whole genome shotgun sequence sequence GTGGATGTTTGACTCCTGCTTGATGCGTACGTGTTGTCTTTTGACGATGTGCGGGAGCCggttctcttcttcttccccagcGCCCATGTCATGAACACTCTGTTCCTGCTTTACCCTAAGAACTTCTTCCTTGACACCAGATGTTTGGTCAGCCTCTTCACTGTCCTCTTCCGCGTCGGCTAACCTCTCGCGCTTCACCCTCATACCTTCTTGCTTGATGATGGGCGGGCTGTGTTCAATGGTCGACTGAACCTCATCGACGTCTTCCATCTCAACATCCTCAATGCTCTCCATCTTCACAGCTTCATCCGCAACAGCTTCCTGAATCACCGGCGGTACAGGCTCGTTGACCACAAGTTCCCTGACCctggcttcctcctcttccttgatCTCAATTCTTgcctctctcttttccctcttgACTACCATGTCCcgctcgtcttcctcgttgTCACCCTCCTCTTTCGGCTCTCTCTTGAATCTCACAACCTCGGTGTCCACCTCcgctttctcctcctttacaaccgccctcctctttctACCCTCAGTAACCTTTTTCCTCTCCGCAGCTTTACACAAGCCCCTTAGGCCCAGCTCGCAATCACCGCACTTCCTCCCCACGGGAAGACATACCGACTGTCCGAATCCAACCAGCAGCCAGTTGatctccttccacttgtcaCGGGGCAGCCACGACTGCAACGCAAGGCGAGTCTCCTCGGGGGTTTTAGTGGGCGGATTCTGCCAGCCCCAGAGGTTGGTGATGCGGTGGACGTGGACGTCCACACCGATGCCTTCGACACGGTTCCAGCCGTTGTCGGCGGACATGCAAAGATGCGCCATCTTGGGCCCAACGCCGGGAAGGGACATGAGACCTTCGATGGTGTCGGGGATGTCGGAGTTGTATCGGTCGCGGAGGATTTCGGCGGCTTGTTTGAGGTATCTATCACAGTAACTCATAAGTATATGGACCCTTGATGTGAACAAGGAGACAGTACGTACCTGGTCTTGTTGTTATGGAAGCCAACCTTGCCAATCAACTCGTTCAAAACGGCTGGCTCAACAGCCAGCATATTCTCTAGGTTCAGGCCCGGCTCTGCGCCCTCGGCGTGGGGAGGCagttccttcttcaaccgcAACATTGCCTCCGCGTTGACTGTGTCTTTGGTCTGGCTCGACAACATCAGGGCAACAAGAGTGTGAAATCGCCGATCGCGTGCTGATGCGTTATTGCTGGCCAAGCGCTCGCATCCCATCGAGTCGAcggcggcgttggcggcgGGACCGGAGATGCGCATCTCCTTGACGAGGTTGTAAACCTCCTCCCAGTCAGAAGGAGGCTCGACTTTCACTTCGCCGGTGACCGCGTCGGTCGTCTTGCGGGCGGGTTTGCGAGTGGTTCGTTTTCTGCTGGATGTAGTAGACGTGCCCGCGACCGGGATATCGTTTATGTCGATCTCCGAATCCGACTTTACTTCGGCTTCTGCGGCTTGGTTGATAATTCGCGTGCTCCTCCGTTCGGTTTTGATCCTCGTGGGGGCGGGCAATgattcctccttcttcagcactgttgtggtggttgtggtggtaaTGCGCTTCCGTTTTCGCGTGCCAATTGGGTTCCTGCGCTTCACCTTTGGTGATGGC is a genomic window containing:
- a CDS encoding DNA repair protein Ntg1 translates to MRASRIAKETSRLFEGTTAAMATPATPRRSTRLSTLARFAYEANNANANASSSSAPVDLRSSPLRATKLEEDHEEDETGVTFGSDIEDAVKSSGLPSPKVKRRNPIGTRKRKRITTTTTTTVLKKEESLPAPTRIKTERRSTRIINQAAEAEVKSDSEIDINDIPVAGTSTTSSRKRTTRKPARKTTDAVTGEVKVEPPSDWEEVYNLVKEMRISGPAANAAVDSMGCERLASNNASARDRRFHTLVALMLSSQTKDTVNAEAMLRLKKELPPHAEGAEPGLNLENMLAVEPAVLNELIGKVGFHNNKTRYLKQAAEILRDRYNSDIPDTIEGLMSLPGVGPKMAHLCMSADNGWNRVEGIGVDVHVHRITNLWGWQNPPTKTPEETRLALQSWLPRDKWKEINWLLVGFGQSVCLPVGRKCGDCELGLRGLCKAAERKKVTEGRKRRAVVKEEKAEVDTEVVRFKREPKEEGDNEEDERDMVVKREKREARIEIKEEEEARVRELVVNEPVPPVIQEAVADEAVKMESIEDVEMEDVDEVQSTIEHSPPIIKQEGMRVKRERLADAEEDSEEADQTSGVKEEVLRVKQEQSVHDMGAGEEEENRLPHIVKRQHVRIKQESNIHGEQVESAHRRRIMKREPGRDLATVKQEPGFDEEKADDLQPQAVKPEHPSVKQESYIPEQTKEENHRSSTVKRESFNGAAIVKPEPNLNNEDAEGHQARARIVKREPLLGRTMVKQEPNLGDPEGREGQNGPTIVKREVGQLKQEAEDEQGEDEEVDEPVVKSETVERQQEPVRVKREAAGEGEEEEDGYVKTEHGGRVKVEDGMARIKLER